In Thalassococcus sp. S3, the sequence CCATCATTCGCATCGCGCGCTCCTCTGGCGGCGAAGTTGAGGCTGAACCGCTCGATCTTGGGGTGCGCGTCCGCGAGTTGCGCAAGGCCAAGGACTGGACGCTGGAGCAGGCTGCCAATCAGGCCGGACTTGCGCGCTCCACGTTGAGCAAGATCGAAAACGGCCAGATGTCACCGACCTATGAGGCCCTCAAGAAGCTTGCCGTCGGCCTGGAAATCTCGGTGCCCCAGCTCTTTACGCCGCCGCAGGACAGCAAGGTGAACGGTCGGCTGTCGGTGACGAAATCCGATGAAGGAAACTCCTATGCCACGGCGACATACGAACATGAGTTGCTGGCCGAGACGCTGACGAAAAAGCAGATGCTGCCCTATCGCGCGCGCGTCCGGGCCCGCTCAATGGACGAATTCGAAGGCTGGGTCCGTCACGACGGAGAGGAGTTTCTCTACGTCCTGACCGGTGTCATCAAGCTTTATACCGAGTTTTACGAGCCTATCGAGATGCGGCGCGGCGACAGCGCCTACTATGACGCGACCATGGGTCACAACGTCGTCTCCGTCAGCGCCGAAGACGCCACGATCCTCTGGGTTACGTCGCTCGTCTAAGCGTCGGCGCGTGCCCGCAGGTCAATCGCTTCCCTCGCAAGCGCCTCTACATAGAGGAAATCCTCAAACTCTTCCCGAGCCTCGGTCAGGGTAAGCTGATGCGTATCGGCGATATATGCTTCGAACCGCGCGCGGTCGAGTTTGACAAAAGGCATCGCGCTTTCATCAAGATGGGGAAAACGGGATGATTTCATCCGGTTGAACCAGACGCCCCAGTTTTGCGTCAAATCAGTCCAGGTCATGAGCCCCACGTCCTTTTCTTCATGTCCTCACGCCCACGAAAACCCTAACGATCCGTTAACAAATTCGCCAAGCGACCGGTCAGCACATGGGGCGGAATGCCGCAGGGTCAAGTCAAATGGGGTCGAAAGAGCCGTGTGAGTGCAAGATGCGCAAGGCCCACGGCCAGGATTTGGGCCAGAATGAACATCAGGATATGGCCAGGGTAGATCCCGGCAAACGTGTCGGTAAAGCCGCGGGCAATGGTGACGGCCGGATTGGCGAAACTGGTCGATGATGTGTACCAATACGCCCCGGTGATATAGAGCGCGACCAGCGTCGGCACGGCCTCTGCGCGGGCATACAAGCCGCCGAAGATCACGAAAAGAAGGCCGAAGGTCGCGATCACCTCGGAACTCCATTGCGCGGGGCCCGTTCGGTGAAGTGTTTGCGATGTCTGAAGAATGGGCAGATCGAACATCAGATGCGCGGCCCAGACACCCACGATCCCGGCGGCGACCTGCACTATGACATAAAGCGCGGCAAGGCGGGGTGCGATCTCGCCCCGCAAGAGGAAGGCCAGGGTCACGGCAGGATTGAAATGCGCGCCCGAAATGGGCCCGAGCGTGGTGATGATCGCATAAAGCATGCAGCCGGTGGCAATCGCGTTGGCCAGAAGGGCGATGGCCACGTTGCCGCCTGCCAGTGTCTCGCCCATGATCCCAGACCCGACAACGCCGATCAAAAGAAAGGCCGTACCGATCGCCTCGGCCACCAGTTTTTGCGCGGTCATGTCAGCGTTCCGATCCGCTTGAGATGGGCGATCAGCTCGGTCTGTTCCATGGTCTCTATGGGCAAGTCCAAGAGAGCCTTCGCGCGCCGGTGAAGCGTCTGGTAGGCCGCCTGAAACGCGGTTGCCCAATCAGGCTCTGCCGCCGCTGCCGGATCCTCCACGCCCCAATGGGCCCGAACAGGCGCGCCGGGCCAGACCGGACACGTTTCCGAAGCCGCCGATCCGCAAACGGTGATGACAACATCCATTTCCGGCGCGTCGGATTCGGCAAACTCGTCCCAGCTTTTCGAGCGTGCCTTGCCTACATCGTGACCTTCCTCTTTGAGAAGCCGGATGGATTGCGGATGTACCTGTCCCGCGGGCTGGCTGCCGGCCGAGAACGCGCGCACGCGATCGGGCGCATGGGTGTTGAAGATGGATTCCAGAAGGATCGAGCGGGCCGAGTTACCGGTACAAAGGACGAGAATATTCATGAGACCTGCCAGGAGGTGATTTGAGAGGAGATGGTTTATTGCAGGTGCGCACCGGGCGGTGCCGCTGCTTAGGTCCATGACATCCGTCCGATATCATCGACCCGATGCTGCAAGGACACACGGCTGAGCGTTTCGAACGGCAGATTGACGAAGGCCTGGATTCGGTTGAGCAACGATCCATAATTCTCTTGAAACGCGAGCTCTTTTTCCGCGTCGGTTCCGGTGGCCTTGACCGGGTCCGGCAGTCCCCAATGTGCGCTGATCGGCTGGCCGGGCCAGGCCGGGCAATCCTCGTTCGCGGCTTGATCGCAGACCGTGAAGACGAAATCAAAGGCGGGGGCATCCGGGCCGGACATGACTTCGATGTTTTTTGAGGCCAAACCGCTGATGTCATGCCCTTTGTTGCGCAAAAGCTCCAAAACCTTTGGGTGGGGTCGCCCGACGGCCTGCGTTCCGGCAGAATAGACCTCGAACCGGCCCTGACCTTCATCCCTCAGCAAAACTTCGGCAATAAGGGAGCGTGCGGAGTTTCCGGTGCAGATGAAGAGCGCCGTCATGGGACGGGTCTGTCCCGACGACAGCGGGGTTTCTGTGGCGAAAGGCGCACAGATATCCGGTCGGCTCTGGCAGCAATCGTCCAGCAGAAAGGTCATCAGAGCCTGAACCTGAGAAACATTGGCGCTGTATTTGAGGGATGTGCCATCCCGACGTTGATCGACCAGTCCGGCCTCGCGCAGGGCGGAAAGATAGACCGAGCCGGTATTGGCCTTGATGCCCAGCTCCCGCGTGATCTCTCCGGCCGGAACGGCCTGTGGGAAGCGGCGCATCAGCAATCTGAAGATGGCCAGACGGTTATCATGCGCAAGCGCGCCGAGTTGCTGAGTGGCAGATAATTCCATATTTCATGAAATATGGAATCTTTTGAGCTGCGTCAATCGGGTTCGTACCACCACAAGGCGGGCATATAATCCACGCGGTCGCCGTAGAGAGGCACCTGTTCCGGCCGTTTCATGGCTGAGATATGCGCAATCCGTCCAACATCGAACTGCCAGATCGGGATGACATAGCGGCCTGCGGTGAGGATCCGGTCCAAGGCGCGGGTCGCGGCCAGGAACGTTTCCCGATCCTTTGCCTGCAACATAGTGTCGATCATTGTATCCACCGCAGCGGACGACACGCCCATAAGATTGCGCGTTCCCACCTCATGGGCCTGGTCGCTGCCCCAATAAAGCCTTTGCTCGCCTCCCGGCGAGAGGGACAGGTCGCGCCGGAAGTCCGTCATTTCGAAGTCGAGGTTCTGAATGCGGGCGTTGTACTGCGCATCGTCCACCCCGCTGACCAAGACCGAGATCCCCAAGCGACTGAGAGATCTTGTATAAAGGTCGACCATGCTTTGCATGTCGCGCGCGCTCTGTCTCAGCAACACCTCCAGATCGAAGACCTCTCCATCTGTATGTGTCAGGCGTCCGTCAACGATGCTCCACCCGGCCTCTTCAAGCAGCGCGGCGGCCGTGCGCAGGTTCCTGCGGTTGCGGGCGGTGCCGTCGCTTTCCGGCAGACGGTATCCCTCGATGGTGCCGGGGGTCAGCTCTGCCGCGAACGGGCGCAGCAGGTCGCGGGTCAGGCCTTGGGCCGGGCCGTCCTTCATGGCGAGATGCGAATTCGAAAAATACGATGTAATGCGCGGCTGTGCGCCACCGGTCATGGTGTCATTGATATACTCAAAGTTGAAGGCAAGGATCATGGCCTCGCGCACGCGCCAATCATCAAAAGGGGGCTTTCGCGTATTCATCACGAAACCGGTCATTCCCGAAGGACGGTCATGCGGGATTTCGGTTTTGACGATCCGCCCGGCGCGCGCGGCCGGAAAATCGTAATCGCGTGACCAGGCTTCTGCGTTGAATTCGCGAATGGCCGAAAGCTCGCCTGCCTTGAAGGCTTCGAAAAGGACGGTCTGATCACCGTAGAATTCAATGCGCATCGTGTCGAAGTTCTGCGTGCCCCGTGTCAGGGGAAGATCGTTTGCCCAATAGTCAGGATTGCGACTGAGTTCGACATATCGCCCGCCCTCGTACCGGGAGACGACATAAGCGCCTGTTCCTATTGGGATATTCGACAGATCCGAAGAGGTGAAAGATGCGTCGTCCCATTGCGCCTTTTTCAGAATGGGGCGCAAACCCGCAATAAGGGCAAGTTCGCGATCTTCGGTATTGAAGGTCAGGCGAACACTGCGTGGTCCAGTGGCCTCTATCGTTTCGATCCGTGACCAGAGACCGCGATATCGCAGGTGCCCTTCGGTCCCGAGTGTTTCGTAGGACCAGATGACATCCTCGACCGTGACGGGGCTTCCGTCGGAGAATCGCGCTTCTGGTCGGAGGGTGAATTCAACCCAGGCGCGGTCTTCTGGCACGCGAACCGATTCGGCCAAAAGACCGTAAAGGGTGAAGGGTTCGTCCCAGGATCGCCCCATCAGCCCTTCGTGGGTCCAGTACCGCAATTGCCAGGGCGGGGTGCCTTTGGGGATGAAGGGATTGAGGGAATCGAACCCGCCCGTGTTACCAAAGACCACGCGACCGCCTTTCGGCGCATCGGGGTTTACATAGGGGAGAGACACAAAATCCGGTGGAAGGGCGGGGTCCCCATACATAGCTATGCCATGGCGCGATTCTTCCGTAGCGGAAACCGCCGTGAAAATTGCAGCGAATCCGGCGATCAGCGCCGCTCGCGCGAGGAAAAAAACTGGTCGCACTTTGGCAACAATCCTGCTCTGGCCTTATTTTCTTGAGGCTGAAGGTAACGGGGGATTCATGTCTTTTCAAACTTTTAGCTTGGATGTCGGAGGCGAATTGCTTATAACAAGGGCACTGCTCGATAGGTTTCTTGCCTGTATGAAACCTGCCTCAATAACTTAACGCCCGCTTCGTGCGGGCGTTTTTTTGTGCATGCCCGGTACAAGATTTTGGGGCGTTTGTACGGGATTTCGTACCAAACACCGAAGCGGCGCGCCGGACTCCGCCGGCTCACGGAACTTTGCGCCGATTGCGCGTTTTCTTTGCAGGTGCAGCATGTCACGCTGCACGCGAATACAAGCGACTGCGAAGGAGACGGACGGGATGTCACTCAAAGGCAAGACGGCAATCATTACAGGATCGAATTCCGGCATCGGTCTGGGCGTAGCCTGGGAGCTTGCAAAGGCTGGCGCGGACGTGGTGCTGAATTCGTTTACCGATACCGATGAAGATCACGCATTGGCCGAAGACATCGCTGAGAAGACCGAAACCCAGACGCGCTATATCAAGGCGGATATGTCCAAGGGGGAGGAATGCCGCGCGCTGATCGAAAAGGCGGGCGCCTGCGATATTCTGATCAACAATGCGGGCATTCAGCACGTGGCGCCGATTGACGAATTTCCGGTCGAAAAGTGGGACGCCGTCCTCGCGATCAATCTCAGCTCGGCCTACCACACCACGGCGGCCGCGCTGCCGCTGATGCGCGCGGCGGGTTGGGGGCGCGTGATCAATATCGCAAGCGCCCATGGCCTGACGGCCAGCCCCTACAAATCCGCCTATGTCGCGGCCAAGCACGGGGTTGTCGGCATGACCAAGGTTGTGGCCCTCGAAACCGCGGAAGAGCCGATTACGGCGAACGCGATCTGTCCGGGCTACGTCCTGACCCCGCTTGTGGAGGCCCAGATCCCCGACACGATGGAGAAATACGATATGAGCCGGGAGGATGTGATCAAGAACGTCATGCTTGAGCGTCAGCCGTCAAAGGAATTCGCCACCGTGGAACAGCTTGGCGGAACGGCTGTCTTCCTCTGCTCGGACGCCGCGGCGCAGATCACGGGCACGACGATCAGTGTCGATGGTGGGTGGACCGCGCTATGACCGGTGAACGATCCGTCCCGAAGCCCCTGGTGCTGCAGGACGAAGACGCGCGGGGTTCGCGCCTTAAGAACACGGATCTCAGCGACAGCTTCCTGCGCAATCTCAAGATGCGGGATGTCGAGATCCGCGATGTCGATCTCAGCAGTTCCGAGGTCGAGGGCGCCAACATGTCGGATGTGCGGTTTCACAACGTCCGGATGGAGAATGCACGCTTTGACAATGTGAACCTGACCAACGTCTCGATCACCAACGCAAACCTGGCCGGGATGACGATCGACGGTGTCCTGGTGACCGACCTTCTGGCCCGCATTGATCCGGATGACGACATATGAGCATTCGGATCAACCTGGCGCTGCAGGGCGGCGGGGCGCATGGCGCCTTTACGTGGGGTGTGCTTGACCGGCTGCTTGAGGACGAGGAGATCGAGATCGCCGGGATTTCCGGCACCTCGGCGGGCGCTCTGAATGGCGCCGCGCTGAAGGCGGGGCTGGTGCAGGGGGGGCGTGACGGCGCCCGCGAGAACCTGGATTGGGTCTGGCGCCAGGTCGGCGCGGTCGGGGACATGCGCCTGACCACTTGGATGCAGGGGCTTGAGCCGGGCAAGATCGCGCAGGCCATCGAATATTCGCTGCCGTTTTCGGTGGGTGATGCATGGTCGCGGATGGTGTCGCCCTACACTTACGGACCCTTTTACCGAAACCCCTTGCGCAAGATCGTCGAAGGTTTCGATTTCGACCGCGTCTGCGCAAATGAGGGCCCTGCGCTTTTCATTTGCGCCACACGTGTGCGCAACGGCAAGATCAAGGTCTTTCAGGGGCACGATATCTGCACCGATGCCATCCTCGCGTCGGCTTGCCTGCCCACGATGTTTCAGGCCGTTGAAATCCCGGACAGCGAAACCGGCCAGGTCGAGGCGTTCTGGGATGGCGGATATACGGGCAATCCCGCGCTCTACCCGCTGTTTTCGGCGCAGCTGCCGGATGACATCGTGATCATCAACATCAACCCGTTGGAACGGGACGGCCTGCCGATCACACCGCAGCAGATCCAGAACAGGATCAACGAGATCAGCTTCAACTCCTCCCTGCTGCGAGAGCTGCGCGCGATCAATTTCGTGCAGAGATTGCTGGAGGACGGCACGATGGAACGGGGCCGCATGAAGCATGTGCTAGTGCATATGATCGCGGATGACGCCCTGATGAACGAGTTGAGCGTGGCGACAAAGCTGGTTCCGACGCCCTTTGTGCTGAACAGCCTGAAAACCGCGGGACAAAAGGCGGCCGATGCGTTTCTGGGCCAGCACAAGGGAAGGCTTAACAAGGAAAGCACGGTTGATCTGAAGGATATGTTCGGCTGACCGATCCCGTGAGAACAGGCCCGCCGATCTGAGATCCGCTCAACGCTTGCGGATGGATCGTGTCAGCGCGCGGCGGCCTTTGTCTTGACCGGCGCGGGTTCGCTCGGGTCCTTGGAATTGGGATAGACAAGGCCCGCCGAGATGACCAGCTTGGCGGCATCTTCCACCGACATCTCCAGCTCAATCACGTCTTCGCGCGGAAAAAAGAGCAGAAACCCGGAGGTCGGGTTGGGTGTCGTCGGCACGAATATACTCAAAAGCTCACCCGACGTTTCCGCGCGGTCCGAAACCTCGCCCCTGGCGGTGGTCGAAATGAAACCGATCGCCCAGATGCCCTTGCGCGGATATTGTATGAGGCAGGCTTTTTCAAAGGAGCGTTCGGTCTGGGCGAACACCGTCTCGGCGATCTGCTTGATGCCGGAATAGATCGAGCGGACGACCGGCGTGCGCGCCACGATGCTTTCGGCCCAGCGGATCAGAGAGCGGCCGATGATGCCCTTGGCGATCCACCCCACCATCACGGTGAAGATCAGGAAAAAGATCACGCCGACGCCGCGCAGGTTGATCCCGATATATTGCTCGGGCCGGAAATTGTAGGGGACGAGGGGCAGAACGAAGCCGTCGATCCAGCCGACGACCGTCCAGATCAGCCAGACGGTGAGCCCGATCGGAGCGATCACGATCAGGCCGGTCAGAAACGATGCGCGCAGGCTCGCAAAAAGTCCGGGGCGGCGTGCGGGGGCATCTTCGTCGAATGGGGTTGTCATTGCGGTTCCGTTCCTGGCTGGCTGCAAATTAGGGACTTTGAGCAGCCTCTACAATGCTTTGCCGAACCCATCGCGGCTTTATCATCCGATCGTGCACAGCGCCTGAGCAATTCGCGCGCCCAGCCGGGCATTGTTGCGCACAAGGGCGATGTTCGCGGTCAGAGAGCGGCCCGCGGTTTCCTCGAAAATGCGCTGCAGCAGGTAGGGGGTGACCGCCTTGCCGGTGATCCGGTGCCGGTCGGCATCGGCCTGGGCCCGCGCGATGATGGGCGCCAGATCGGCGGCGGGGATTTCGTCCGAGGCAGGGATCGGGTTTGCCACCAATTGTCCGCCGGGCAGGCCGAGTGCGCGCCGCATGTCATGGGCCTGCGCGATCAGCGTGGGATCATCGAGGCGCAGAGGCGCCTTGAGAGGGGATTTGGCGGACCAGAAGGCGGGGAAGTGATCCTGACCGAAAGAGATCACCGGAACGCCGAGGGTTTCGAGGACTTCGAGCGTTTTCGACAGGTCCAATATGGCCTTGGCACCGGCCGCCACCACGGTGACCGGTGTCTGCGCCAGTTCCTGAAGGTCGGCGGAAATGTCAAAGCTTTGTTCGGCCCCCTGGTGAACGCCGCCGATACCGCCCGTGGCAAAGACCGCGATGCCGGCATGGTGCGCGGCGATCATGGTGGCGGCGACGGTGGTGGAGCCGGTTCCGCCGGTGGCCATGCAAACGGCAAGATCCGCACGGGAGAGTTTGGCGACGCCCTTGGCCCGCGCCAGTGTTTCAAGCGCCTCTGCCGTCAGGCCGATGTGAAGAATGCCGTCGATGACGGCGATGGTCGCGGGCGTGGCACCTTCCTTGCGGATGTCCTCCTCGACCTGCTGGGCGACCTCCAGGTTCTGGGGCCAAGGCATGCCATGGGTGATGATGGTCGATTCCAACGCGACCAGCGGCGCGCCTGCCGCACGCGCGGCGGCAACCTCGGGAGAGAAGGCGGGGGCAATCACAGCGGGGTTTCTCCGGATACGTAAGAGGCCGCGGCATGCAGCGCACGGGAGAGCGCTGTTTCGCGGTCACTCCCATCGGCTTCCGCCGCGATATGGGCGGCCATGAAGGTGTCGCCGGCGCCGGTCACACGGGTCACCAGCACTTCGGGCGGGGTTTGGGTGATCAGGCCGTCCGCGCAGCCTTCGCTCGCCGAGCGTCCTCCATCGGTGACGAGCACCCGGAGGGCGCCGCGCGCCAGGAGCGCGTTTGCGGCCTCCCCGGATGTGGCAAAGGTGGTCTGGCACAGAAGGCCCGCTTCTTCGAGATTGACGTAGAGCGTGGCGCGGGCGTGGTTCAGAAACGGCAAAAGGCGTTCGGCCTTGCCGGGCGAGGCGGGTGCGACGCGCAAGTCGGCGGCGGCAAAGGCCGGGGAACGTGCGATGTCTTCCAGCAGGCGCAAGGTCAGGTTGCCGTCGAGCGCGATATAGCCGTCGAACGGGGCGGACGCGGTTCCAAGCGGACCGCTGGTCAGCGGGCGCAGGATCTTTTCGCCCGCCGCTTCGAGGGAGTTCGCATCCGCAATGGCGGCGATCAGCCCGTTCGCGCCTTCGACCGCCATATAGCGATCGGTCGGCAGATCTTCCGAACGGTAGATGTGACCCGTCCGCAATCCCATGCGCGCACAGGCGGCGACCAGTTCATCGCCTTCGGGGTCGCGCCCGATCGCGGTCAACAAGGTGGGCTCCATACCGAAGCGGGCCAGCGTCATGGCGATGTTCATGGCCACACCGCCGGGCAGGCGGGTGATCCGGCCAGGCACGTCAGAGCCCTGGCGCATATGACTGGCCGCACGACCGATCACGTCCCACAGGACGCTTCCGATGCAGAGGATATCGGGTTTGCCTTTCATATCGCTTCTTCTGCGCCGAGCGTGCCGGATGCGCAAGCCAAATACCGGCTGCCGTTGATCCAGATCATGGAGCGGGCCTGTCCAGACCTCGACGATGATGAAACTGGAAATACGGAGTTCAAAATGACATCTTCGCCCCTTTCTGTCCTGACCGCGCTTTTGATGTCCTGCGCTGTGGCTGCAGGTGCGGATGCGCCAACCCTCGATCCCGCGCACGACGCCGACCACTTCGGGGCGCGCGATGACATGCTATTCTGGTCGCAGGCGGAAAAGGTGGCCGGGTTTCGCAACATCGACCAGTTGTTCCCCACCCGCAGGGTAGAGGCGAGCGGCTTTGTCCTGAACCTGCCGGATCGGAACGCGGATCTGGGTGCTTTGGCGGTCCGGGGGGCCGTCGGGGACCTCTCGCTCGACGCCTTCTTCGATGAAAGCGATATGAGCGGGATGCTGGTTCTGAAGAACGGCGAGATCGTCTATGAGCGCTATGGGCTTGGGAACGGGCCGGACACGCGCTGGATGTCGTTCTCGGTCACCAAATCCGTCGTGTCGATGCTTTTTGGCGCGGCCATCGCGGACGGTCATATCGAAAGCGTCGATATGCCGGTCATTGCGTTCCTGCCGGAACTGAAAGGATCGGGATATGAGGCGGCGAGCATTGCCGATATCCTGACGATGTCCTCCGGCGTCGATTGGGACGAGACCTATTCAGACCCGTCATCCGACGTCAATCGCATGCCGATGGACACGCCGTCGCTGATCGCGTTCCTGGCCGAAAAGGGCAGCGTGGCCAAGCCGGGGCGCCGGTTCAACTATAACACCGCCGAAACGAACCTGGCGGGCGCGGTCTTGCGCGCCGCGACGGGACGCGATCTGGCAAGTTACCTGAGCGAGACGATCTGGGCGCCCTTCGGCATGGAGGCGGATGCGCATTGGATGCTGGGGGGACCCGATGGTGGCGAGATCGGGGGATGTTGTCTGAGTGCGACGCTCCGCGATTACGGGCGTTTGGGCCTTTTTGCCTTGAGCGACGGGGTGTTGCCGGACGGTCGCCCGGCGCTGGCAAAGGGATGGATGCAGACTTCTACCCGCCCCTCCTATGGCTATCCCGGATACGGTTATCAGTGGTGGCTGCGCCCGGATGGCGGATACCAGGCCGAAGGGATCTTTGGTCAGGGCATCTATATCTATCCGCAGGACGATGTGGTGATCGCGGTGCAAAGCGCACGCGCACAGGCCGATGACGAGGAGGACTGGGCCCTGCAATATGGCATGCATGAGGCTGTCGTCAGCGCCCTTCGGCAATAGACGCCCGGACGCTACTCTGCGGCCAGCAGGGCGTCGCGCGCCCTGTTGCGCTGTGTGGCGGTGATCAGTCGTTGCTGATAAAGCTCACCGATACGGGCCATCTGATCCTCAAAGGCCGGTGCCTGCAGGTAAACGGCCATCAACTGATCGAACGCGATATCCCGCATCGCATTGCGCTGTGTCGCGGTCACAAGGTTTGCGCTATAAAGCGACATCGCATTCGTAAGGCATTCGGTCACCTCCGGCTCCACTCCGGCGGCCCGGCAGCGGAGCATCGTGCTGTCGGTCACGATGTCGCGCAGATCGTTGCGCTGCGAGGCTGTGATCAGGTTCCCGCCGTAAAGTTGCGACATCTGCTCAAGCGTCGTTCTGGCACAGGTATAGGAAAGGACCGGTGCGTCGCCAAAGGCGGTTTGCAGACGCCGCATCACGTCATCGCGGCTTTGGTTCCGGTCTGAGGCGCTGATGAGGTTCTGTTGATAGCGGCTAGCGGATTGCTCCAGAACGGGCTGCTCCTCGGTCAGCGCGGTGGCCGTGGGGCAGGCATCGGACTGCAGGGTCGGCGCGGCGGGGGAAGGGGGTGTCGCTGCGGCGGGCGCGGCCGTTCCTTCGGGCGTGTAACTTCGGCTGGCCTGTTGGCCAAGGGCATTGAGGTCGATGCGCCGCGCGATCCCGTCGGCGGGGAGGGAGGACGTATAACGGATCGAATATTGACCGCTGAGTCTGTCGGCAATCTGCGCATAAACCGCGCTCAACTCCTCTGCCGTGGGCGCGGGAAGATAGGCCGCTCCGGTGGTTGTGGCGATATCGGTGAGCACGGCCTCGTCAAGCTCGGTCCCGAGGCCCACCACAAAGACCGGCACACCGACCGTTTCGGCGCGGGCCAGCACGTCGGCAATGGTTCGGCTGCTCAGCGGTTGGCCCTGCCCATCATCGTCAACGCCATCCGAAAGCAGCACAACCGCCTTGCGGCCACGCCGGTCGGCAAGCAGGTCGATCGACTGGTAAAGCGCGTCGTAAAGGGCCGTATCCCCACGCGCGCCCAGGCCGGCGATGGCTGAAAGGATCGGGTCCTTGGCGCTCATCATCGGGGTCTGGATCTGGACCGTGCGCGCGAAGGAGACAAGCTGAACCGCGTCGGTGGGACCCAACGCGGACACAAAGGCAGAGGCCGCAGCGCGGGTTTCATCGAGGCTGCGCGCCATGGACCCGCTTGTATCCAGCGTGACCACGACGGAAATGGGGGGCAGCTGGGGTTCGACGGTCAACGGGTCCTGATCGACCTCGTCCTCACGCACCCGGAAATCGGCGGCGGTCAGCCCGGTGACCGGGCTGCCGTCGCGCAGCACGCTCACGAACAGGCGCACCTGCGGATAATCGTCGTGATTGACCTCGCTGATCGTGACCTCCGCCCCCTCGGCCCCGCCTTGAGGGATGACGCGGGGTGTTTCCTGAGCCTGGATCTGAAGGCTGAGCCCGGCCAGACAGCCCGCCAGAAGAATGCCGCGCATTGAAACCTCCCGATATGCACGCGGGAAGGTCAGCAAAGGCGGGGGCACCGCTCAACCCGGTGGCACGGCTGACAGGTCAACCGGCAAACCCTTGCCCGCCAGCGGCGGCAAGCCGCCGTTTGGTGCCGTCTTGCGGTGATCTTGCCGTCTGAAAGGGCGCGTTTCGGCAATCCGTCGCTGTTCAACCCTGCGTGAGGTGTCTTGGTTTGCAAGCCCGCGCAGGGTTCCTTCATAGCACGCGGAAGGGTTGCGATGGCGCGACCCCGGGGGATTTGTAGCGAGATAGCAACGATGACGGACATGTTTCGGCCCACAAGACGGGGCGCAATGGCAATGCTTTTGGGCACGGCTTCGGTTTTGGTGGCGGGCCCGGGTCGGGCCGAAGAACCGACCCCGTTTTCCTTCGATTGGCTGAAGGAGCGGATGCGGACAAGAGCGGAGGGGGCGGATGTCGCACCCGAAGCCTTGCAGAGTTTCCTGGCGGATCTGGATTA encodes:
- a CDS encoding serine hydrolase, with the protein product MTSSPLSVLTALLMSCAVAAGADAPTLDPAHDADHFGARDDMLFWSQAEKVAGFRNIDQLFPTRRVEASGFVLNLPDRNADLGALAVRGAVGDLSLDAFFDESDMSGMLVLKNGEIVYERYGLGNGPDTRWMSFSVTKSVVSMLFGAAIADGHIESVDMPVIAFLPELKGSGYEAASIADILTMSSGVDWDETYSDPSSDVNRMPMDTPSLIAFLAEKGSVAKPGRRFNYNTAETNLAGAVLRAATGRDLASYLSETIWAPFGMEADAHWMLGGPDGGEIGGCCLSATLRDYGRLGLFALSDGVLPDGRPALAKGWMQTSTRPSYGYPGYGYQWWLRPDGGYQAEGIFGQGIYIYPQDDVVIAVQSARAQADDEEDWALQYGMHEAVVSALRQ
- a CDS encoding PfkB family carbohydrate kinase, whose translation is MKGKPDILCIGSVLWDVIGRAASHMRQGSDVPGRITRLPGGVAMNIAMTLARFGMEPTLLTAIGRDPEGDELVAACARMGLRTGHIYRSEDLPTDRYMAVEGANGLIAAIADANSLEAAGEKILRPLTSGPLGTASAPFDGYIALDGNLTLRLLEDIARSPAFAAADLRVAPASPGKAERLLPFLNHARATLYVNLEEAGLLCQTTFATSGEAANALLARGALRVLVTDGGRSASEGCADGLITQTPPEVLVTRVTGAGDTFMAAHIAAEADGSDRETALSRALHAAASYVSGETPL
- a CDS encoding VWA domain-containing protein, giving the protein MRGILLAGCLAGLSLQIQAQETPRVIPQGGAEGAEVTISEVNHDDYPQVRLFVSVLRDGSPVTGLTAADFRVREDEVDQDPLTVEPQLPPISVVVTLDTSGSMARSLDETRAAASAFVSALGPTDAVQLVSFARTVQIQTPMMSAKDPILSAIAGLGARGDTALYDALYQSIDLLADRRGRKAVVLLSDGVDDDGQGQPLSSRTIADVLARAETVGVPVFVVGLGTELDEAVLTDIATTTGAAYLPAPTAEELSAVYAQIADRLSGQYSIRYTSSLPADGIARRIDLNALGQQASRSYTPEGTAAPAAATPPSPAAPTLQSDACPTATALTEEQPVLEQSASRYQQNLISASDRNQSRDDVMRRLQTAFGDAPVLSYTCARTTLEQMSQLYGGNLITASQRNDLRDIVTDSTMLRCRAAGVEPEVTECLTNAMSLYSANLVTATQRNAMRDIAFDQLMAVYLQAPAFEDQMARIGELYQQRLITATQRNRARDALLAAE
- a CDS encoding DUF502 domain-containing protein, with the protein product MTTPFDEDAPARRPGLFASLRASFLTGLIVIAPIGLTVWLIWTVVGWIDGFVLPLVPYNFRPEQYIGINLRGVGVIFFLIFTVMVGWIAKGIIGRSLIRWAESIVARTPVVRSIYSGIKQIAETVFAQTERSFEKACLIQYPRKGIWAIGFISTTARGEVSDRAETSGELLSIFVPTTPNPTSGFLLFFPREDVIELEMSVEDAAKLVISAGLVYPNSKDPSEPAPVKTKAAAR
- a CDS encoding pseudouridine-5'-phosphate glycosidase produces the protein MIAPAFSPEVAAARAAGAPLVALESTIITHGMPWPQNLEVAQQVEEDIRKEGATPATIAVIDGILHIGLTAEALETLARAKGVAKLSRADLAVCMATGGTGSTTVAATMIAAHHAGIAVFATGGIGGVHQGAEQSFDISADLQELAQTPVTVVAAGAKAILDLSKTLEVLETLGVPVISFGQDHFPAFWSAKSPLKAPLRLDDPTLIAQAHDMRRALGLPGGQLVANPIPASDEIPAADLAPIIARAQADADRHRITGKAVTPYLLQRIFEETAGRSLTANIALVRNNARLGARIAQALCTIG